A genomic stretch from Nitrospira defluvii includes:
- a CDS encoding heavy metal-binding domain-containing protein, translating into MAKRDKKDIDFLSTQSYPGREVEALGLVVEIHTVGLGTFRDYIARIMDILGGRVNTYDKPARKAMEKVFDSLQDQAGALGADAVIGVAVEVSPVPFKGMAMTQVLGFGTAVRFLRKEVSEFEGRDGVLPLSEESKRVVSEMTARSGRAVARPTIPILKS; encoded by the coding sequence ATGGCAAAGCGAGATAAGAAGGACATCGACTTTCTGAGTACGCAGAGTTATCCCGGTCGAGAGGTCGAGGCGTTAGGGCTGGTCGTGGAGATCCACACGGTGGGATTGGGCACGTTTCGCGACTATATCGCGCGGATTATGGACATCTTGGGTGGCCGGGTGAACACCTACGATAAGCCGGCTCGCAAGGCCATGGAGAAGGTGTTCGATAGTCTGCAGGACCAGGCTGGGGCTCTCGGTGCTGATGCGGTGATCGGGGTGGCGGTGGAAGTCTCACCGGTTCCCTTCAAAGGGATGGCCATGACCCAGGTCTTGGGATTTGGAACGGCGGTGCGATTTCTCAGGAAGGAAGTAAGTGAGTTTGAAGGAAGGGACGGTGTGCTCCCGCTGTCGGAGGAGTCCAAACGAGTCGTGAGTGAGATGACGGCTCGTTCCGGACGAGCGGTGGCGCGACCGACGATACCGATTCTGAAAAGCTAG
- a CDS encoding TIGR02391 family protein: MATLTSVIPDVDVLVALAPEELAEVVLRLAHERRQNGLIHLQSLVSDIHGTPGASDGYPQNRKRDAELALAEAWNWLSVQGLLIPEPRTNGNNGWMLLSRRARTILANDSFKTYARSVAFPKALLHPSIADEVWLDIVRGDLETAVFKAFRAVEVAVREAGHFADTDIGTALMRKAFDKMTGPLSNLQQPEAEREALAHLFAGAIGSYKNPHSHRTVSISDATEAQEMVILASHLLRIVDSRR; this comes from the coding sequence ATGGCCACTTTGACATCAGTAATCCCCGACGTAGACGTGCTTGTGGCACTAGCGCCTGAAGAACTTGCTGAGGTCGTTCTGCGGCTCGCCCATGAGCGCCGGCAAAACGGCCTCATTCACCTACAGTCCTTGGTGTCAGACATTCACGGTACTCCAGGAGCCTCGGACGGCTATCCCCAGAACCGGAAACGAGATGCTGAGTTGGCGCTTGCCGAGGCATGGAATTGGCTGTCGGTGCAGGGCCTTCTGATTCCGGAGCCAAGAACGAACGGGAACAATGGATGGATGCTTCTGAGCCGCCGCGCCCGAACAATATTGGCTAACGACTCGTTCAAGACTTATGCGCGCAGCGTTGCGTTCCCGAAGGCATTGTTGCATCCGTCAATAGCCGATGAAGTCTGGCTCGACATTGTTCGCGGTGACTTAGAAACCGCAGTGTTCAAGGCATTTCGGGCGGTCGAAGTAGCTGTGCGAGAGGCCGGACACTTTGCCGATACGGATATTGGAACCGCGCTAATGCGCAAGGCATTCGACAAAATGACCGGTCCGCTCTCTAATTTGCAGCAGCCCGAGGCGGAGCGTGAGGCATTGGCACATTTGTTTGCCGGAGCAATCGGTTCATACAAGAACCCACATTCTCATCGCACTGTTTCCATCAGCGACGCGACGGAAGCCCAAGAAATGGTCATCTTGGCGAGCCACTTGCTTCGCATTGTTGATAGCAGGCGGTAG
- a CDS encoding conjugal transfer protein TraG N-terminal domain-containing protein: MWQIFTFGNGDVIAAVITGLKVMMTTGAYESLFRLGLLGLVVFALLHVTFNRRFLGPLLIGAVGLLYASVFVTADVSIEDQVNAAVPDTIVTGVPVLIAFPAYVSGQVGYHLTSITETALLLPTGYRSTGSVINRPLFETQKLLDFTLPDSDLWKNLVQYLMNCTLKEIDYNQLNRTAVEKATDALGAIAATNPALSSPWYQNGNIQPTAQLCTDFYANVITPGFTTPAPEYLEATQKLRSSLGADPATPGDELPVIDQLRTTLLGVPGQTSDQVLRNIVIVKAWKEAWAQRAKTMNDVPSAVKLAQEATTQDLKYQAYTKSYIAAKFLPVLRTVAEGLVYLVTPFIAVMALSGSMTRVLGLYGRSFAWLAMWGPLYAVVNFVMYFEANAKVKDLIINSGFADAITFNSFDPIREYIVGINSMATDLTLAVPAVAWGLVWAGGNLASSLTGSLSAPLSAAGQEAGRFARGHGQVMSEPPSYLMEPVRMETAGRSASQESYTVPVGVGGLRVDAQTGVSTLHHADGGTTRIGANGMVTYQGPTGGFSRRASELAPTGAWYESGAFRRDEFDHAAGRIVQKQFEVRGATIDKSFSYEHDGVLHSVREEYNQETGRTVRRVDSSIKDGVSRVETSTQWGPQQVSETGPVMAWAVHPDGRQEPVTGTLSRSGLRLGHEDFWGEGQLVTSGDGPTREYKGRLTGQKINGISVFAVSQGGYKEGVVGEVLREDANLRYYHSADGTFYTREAAESIDVRKLDGEMETIQGKAREFGRVTVGSDEKFQHNPLTYEIESTKGDHKAAYSGEIHVDAEGRKFLQATAGGTERSNKDRFVDAGMEYVYKTGDNGGKSYTADGVRLQRIIGLLPENEAVIRQVATHEEGNVIQLANGQERRVPTSVSLSYSIPGGVTKSLTGNYDHQGDFHIAAGQSREGVEFLTLDQYRGQEVAVRGVRSNQTGEAIFSHAEGGRKTELWDYVSHVMGWQEKEQYLKDKPIQWKDGTTGQTHKGHFFGLFDQEGNLLEGSVVNDLRSQAFVMKQNPLTKEYETGFIDMHQDPDSHASVATYTTLSTEQIGADGTARTLTLGPQAGNGTREILSDIGTGGRKTDLFHDYTHETGGHFVERFEEFHRMQGGTLSEMHNTRMFSGTKWIPDPVHQGQHHPVQMRGFMDEQGNVVYAEFQSGQYGKTWNYKVVDGKAQWGVAETAQPTSGGPGLTNFRSLSKNEVESSGLASTQVIGPDGKLLYEKGDSGIQVIEWDVYRQELQRRVNIGAEYAVFGHWDAKELTNEDSGAKQTLKAIGAGKTAVDIVTGAGNLAMTGRRLGGAFGGGTGAAGPKGGPLPEGGPTGRPGMQPGLGTSPQSMEDLQRFQEDLTHALKKSGIDITGAKGAGKHIQP, translated from the coding sequence ATGTGGCAGATCTTTACGTTCGGGAACGGGGATGTCATCGCGGCGGTGATCACGGGCCTCAAGGTGATGATGACCACGGGGGCTTATGAAAGCCTCTTCAGGCTCGGCCTGCTCGGCCTGGTGGTCTTCGCCTTGCTCCATGTGACCTTCAACCGTCGGTTCCTCGGCCCCCTACTGATCGGCGCGGTCGGGCTGCTGTACGCCTCGGTATTCGTGACGGCCGACGTCTCGATCGAAGATCAGGTCAATGCGGCGGTGCCCGACACGATCGTGACCGGGGTGCCGGTGCTGATCGCGTTTCCGGCCTACGTCTCTGGTCAGGTGGGGTATCACCTCACCTCCATCACCGAGACGGCGCTCTTGTTGCCGACCGGCTATCGTTCCACGGGATCGGTGATCAACCGCCCGTTGTTCGAGACGCAGAAGCTGCTCGACTTCACGCTCCCTGACAGCGATCTGTGGAAAAACCTCGTCCAGTATCTCATGAACTGCACGCTGAAGGAGATCGACTACAACCAACTGAACCGCACGGCTGTGGAGAAGGCGACCGATGCTCTTGGCGCGATCGCGGCGACCAATCCCGCTCTGAGTTCACCGTGGTATCAGAATGGCAATATCCAGCCCACTGCGCAGCTCTGCACGGACTTCTACGCGAACGTCATCACGCCGGGCTTTACGACACCGGCGCCCGAATATCTGGAAGCCACCCAGAAGCTGCGTTCGTCGCTCGGTGCGGACCCTGCGACTCCTGGAGACGAGTTGCCAGTGATTGATCAACTCCGGACGACCCTGCTCGGTGTGCCGGGACAGACTTCGGACCAGGTTCTCCGGAATATCGTGATCGTGAAGGCCTGGAAGGAGGCATGGGCCCAGAGGGCCAAGACGATGAACGATGTGCCGTCGGCAGTGAAGCTGGCTCAGGAGGCCACAACCCAGGATTTGAAGTATCAGGCCTATACCAAGTCCTATATCGCCGCGAAGTTCCTCCCCGTGCTCCGAACGGTCGCGGAAGGCCTGGTGTATCTGGTCACCCCGTTCATCGCCGTGATGGCCCTGTCCGGCTCCATGACTCGGGTCCTCGGCCTCTACGGGCGGAGCTTCGCATGGCTCGCCATGTGGGGGCCGCTCTATGCGGTCGTAAATTTCGTCATGTATTTCGAAGCTAACGCCAAGGTCAAGGATCTCATCATCAATTCGGGGTTCGCCGACGCCATCACGTTCAATTCGTTCGACCCGATCCGAGAGTACATCGTCGGGATCAATTCCATGGCGACGGATCTCACGCTGGCGGTACCGGCCGTCGCCTGGGGCCTGGTCTGGGCCGGAGGGAATCTCGCCTCTTCGCTCACCGGAAGTCTCTCCGCTCCTCTCTCTGCCGCCGGCCAGGAAGCAGGGCGGTTCGCTCGTGGTCACGGGCAGGTCATGTCGGAACCACCGTCCTATCTGATGGAGCCGGTTCGGATGGAGACTGCAGGACGTTCCGCGTCGCAAGAGAGCTATACAGTCCCGGTTGGCGTCGGCGGCCTGCGGGTCGATGCGCAAACAGGGGTCTCGACTCTACATCACGCTGATGGCGGGACGACCCGCATCGGGGCGAACGGCATGGTGACCTACCAGGGGCCGACGGGAGGGTTCTCGCGGCGCGCGAGCGAGCTGGCTCCCACCGGCGCCTGGTATGAGAGCGGCGCGTTCCGTCGCGACGAGTTCGATCACGCGGCCGGCCGGATAGTGCAGAAACAGTTCGAAGTCCGCGGGGCCACGATCGATAAAAGTTTCAGCTACGAGCATGATGGTGTCCTCCACTCGGTCCGGGAAGAATACAACCAGGAAACGGGAAGAACCGTCCGCCGCGTGGATTCCTCGATTAAGGATGGCGTGAGCCGGGTCGAGACGAGCACGCAGTGGGGGCCGCAACAGGTCAGCGAAACGGGTCCTGTCATGGCCTGGGCGGTCCATCCCGATGGCCGGCAGGAACCGGTCACCGGCACCCTCTCACGTTCGGGTCTGCGCCTCGGCCACGAGGACTTCTGGGGCGAAGGGCAGCTGGTGACCTCCGGCGACGGCCCGACCCGCGAATACAAGGGACGACTCACCGGACAGAAGATCAACGGGATCTCGGTCTTCGCCGTCTCGCAGGGAGGCTATAAAGAGGGCGTCGTCGGGGAGGTGCTGAGAGAGGATGCCAATCTCCGCTACTACCACAGCGCCGATGGCACCTTTTATACTCGCGAGGCGGCGGAGAGCATTGACGTGCGCAAACTGGACGGGGAGATGGAGACGATTCAGGGCAAGGCGAGGGAATTCGGTCGTGTGACTGTGGGATCAGATGAAAAGTTCCAGCACAATCCCCTCACGTATGAAATCGAAAGCACCAAGGGCGACCACAAGGCTGCCTATTCAGGGGAGATCCATGTCGATGCAGAGGGAAGGAAGTTTCTCCAAGCGACGGCGGGTGGGACAGAGCGGAGCAACAAGGATCGCTTCGTCGATGCGGGGATGGAGTATGTCTACAAGACCGGTGACAACGGCGGCAAGAGCTACACTGCGGATGGCGTGAGGCTTCAACGGATCATCGGGCTTCTTCCCGAGAATGAGGCGGTGATCAGGCAGGTGGCGACGCACGAGGAAGGGAACGTGATCCAGCTTGCCAACGGCCAGGAGCGGCGCGTCCCCACGTCGGTCAGTCTGTCTTATTCAATTCCCGGAGGGGTGACGAAATCCTTGACCGGCAATTACGACCACCAGGGAGATTTTCACATCGCTGCCGGGCAGAGCAGGGAAGGGGTGGAATTTCTGACGCTTGACCAGTATCGCGGGCAGGAGGTTGCCGTCCGCGGCGTGAGAAGCAATCAGACGGGAGAAGCAATCTTCAGCCACGCGGAGGGAGGCCGAAAGACAGAACTGTGGGACTATGTGTCACACGTGATGGGATGGCAGGAAAAGGAACAATACCTCAAAGACAAACCGATTCAGTGGAAGGATGGGACGACCGGGCAGACCCACAAGGGACATTTCTTCGGCCTGTTCGATCAGGAAGGGAACCTGCTGGAGGGCAGCGTGGTCAATGACCTGAGGAGCCAGGCGTTCGTGATGAAGCAGAATCCGCTGACGAAAGAATACGAGACCGGCTTCATTGACATGCATCAAGATCCCGATTCGCATGCCTCCGTGGCGACCTACACGACCCTTTCTACCGAACAGATCGGCGCGGACGGGACCGCTCGGACATTGACGCTGGGGCCGCAAGCAGGGAATGGCACGAGAGAGATCCTCTCGGATATCGGAACAGGCGGGAGAAAGACCGACCTGTTCCATGACTACACCCATGAAACAGGCGGGCATTTCGTCGAGCGGTTCGAGGAATTCCATCGGATGCAGGGTGGGACTCTCTCCGAAATGCATAACACACGCATGTTCAGCGGCACCAAGTGGATTCCCGATCCCGTCCATCAGGGGCAACATCATCCCGTGCAGATGCGTGGCTTCATGGATGAACAAGGGAACGTGGTCTACGCCGAATTTCAGAGCGGCCAGTATGGGAAGACGTGGAACTACAAGGTGGTCGATGGAAAGGCGCAATGGGGAGTGGCCGAGACCGCTCAGCCCACGTCTGGTGGACCGGGATTGACGAATTTCCGTTCGCTTTCCAAGAACGAGGTGGAATCGAGTGGCTTGGCCTCGACCCAGGTTATTGGGCCTGACGGAAAGCTGCTCTATGAGAAAGGGGATAGCGGCATACAGGTGATCGAATGGGATGTGTACAGGCAGGAACTCCAGCGACGGGTGAACATCGGCGCCGAGTATGCTGTGTTTGGGCACTGGGATGCGAAAGAACTCACCAATGAAGACAGCGGGGCGAAGCAAACTTTAAAAGCGATTGGGGCCGGCAAAACCGCTGTTGACATTGTAACGGGTGCCGGTAATTTGGCTATGACAGGTCGGCGACTTGGCGGGGCATTCGGAGGCGGAACCGGCGCTGCAGGTCCAAAAGGAGGACCACTTCCAGAAGGAGGTCCCACTGGTCGGCCTGGCATGCAGCCTGGGCTGGGGACTTCGCCGCAGAGTATGGAGGATCTCCAGAGGTTCCAGGAGGATCTTACGCATGCCCTCAAGAAAAGCGGGATCGATATTACTGGGGCGAAGGGCGCTGGTAAGCACATTCAACCGTGA
- a CDS encoding conjugal transfer protein TraH has translation MATRILRTLFIVGAMVWMPAVASAQSVNDSLQSMFDSWGVVSTAIPGAYESQSRGYLAAGAYSIRLNNDNFSLWNINPPRFRRGCAGIDTYLGSFSYAKLNRYVDMLQQFGGSVVLGYAFQLAMKELCETCSNVLNMIETASRTLNALGRIQPCQAGQEVGEALAQSMKDPDKLNQYAYRKWQQFKTQTGITGDPWEDRDSAQDNTSADAAAALKGTEYDITGNLVWNVLKQAGVEDQTARIIMSTTGTIIVNDQGQSEYHPPTINFSDLIDVVPAETVRVYACTDDPAQCLQIQPQNETAMEGFKSRTATALQNIVTNLYSKTAMSAADVTLVNMSPIPVLKILTDYGHPNEVATQLVRMTSEVVAIEMAIQWMEWAVNNAIQQGAKIKQLKPSFAVDTAEFRKEAHEVLAEAYAEAAKRSAHLQNIYNVTKMALEQGQYRTAR, from the coding sequence ATGGCAACACGGATACTGCGGACCCTGTTCATCGTCGGCGCGATGGTCTGGATGCCGGCCGTCGCCTCGGCTCAGAGCGTCAATGATTCCCTCCAGTCCATGTTCGATAGCTGGGGCGTCGTCAGCACGGCGATACCGGGGGCCTATGAGAGCCAAAGCCGCGGGTATCTCGCCGCGGGCGCCTACTCGATCCGGCTGAACAACGACAACTTCTCGCTCTGGAATATCAACCCTCCACGGTTCCGGCGGGGCTGCGCGGGCATCGACACGTACCTGGGCAGTTTCTCCTACGCCAAGCTGAACCGGTACGTCGATATGCTCCAGCAGTTCGGCGGGTCCGTGGTGTTGGGCTATGCCTTCCAGCTCGCGATGAAAGAACTCTGCGAGACCTGCTCGAACGTCCTCAACATGATCGAGACCGCGTCCAGGACGTTGAATGCGCTGGGCCGGATTCAACCGTGCCAGGCCGGACAGGAGGTGGGGGAAGCGCTCGCCCAGAGCATGAAGGATCCGGACAAGCTCAACCAGTACGCGTACCGGAAATGGCAGCAGTTCAAGACCCAAACCGGCATCACCGGGGATCCGTGGGAAGATCGGGACAGCGCCCAGGATAATACGTCGGCTGATGCGGCAGCGGCTCTGAAGGGCACGGAATACGACATCACGGGGAATCTCGTGTGGAACGTCTTGAAGCAGGCAGGAGTGGAAGATCAGACCGCTCGCATCATCATGTCGACGACCGGCACAATCATTGTGAATGACCAGGGCCAGTCCGAGTATCATCCGCCCACGATCAACTTCTCCGACTTGATCGATGTGGTGCCGGCGGAGACCGTCCGGGTCTACGCCTGCACCGATGATCCCGCCCAATGCCTCCAGATCCAGCCTCAGAATGAAACGGCGATGGAAGGGTTCAAGAGCCGCACGGCAACGGCGCTGCAGAACATCGTGACCAATCTCTATAGTAAGACCGCGATGAGCGCGGCGGATGTGACGCTGGTGAACATGAGCCCGATCCCGGTGCTGAAGATCTTGACGGATTACGGGCATCCGAATGAAGTCGCGACCCAGTTGGTACGGATGACGAGCGAGGTGGTGGCCATCGAAATGGCGATTCAATGGATGGAGTGGGCCGTGAACAACGCGATCCAGCAGGGGGCCAAGATCAAACAGCTCAAGCCCAGCTTTGCCGTGGATACGGCTGAATTCCGGAAAGAGGCGCACGAGGTGCTCGCCGAAGCCTACGCCGAGGCAGCGAAGCGTTCGGCCCACCTCCAGAATATCTACAACGTCACAAAGATGGCCCTGGAGCAGGGACAGTATCGCACGGCCCGCTAG
- a CDS encoding conjugal transfer protein TraF, giving the protein MRKKIVRGFIVMVCAVLAPVVARAGSLPDQHPSSSRLANEFYERAREGWFWYQDPVEEDETDAVVRPVTLATLPLEAWLDPAKYRSLLKRVPIEQEDLSTLPAGMLRELASAKREAALDAPTPETVKTYIIAQRAVFKRSEDFTSMWQLAMFTNPQLDFATEHPTSQFGHDVEAQATQEVDERLLSSARANHVGLFFFFTSTCRFCQEQSKILKLFADTYQIEVFPVTLDGQGLKEFPKAAADNGMAERVSLQKVPTIYLAIPQENFLVPIGSGVMTFNELRERVLTILKQRPQLRRKAGDS; this is encoded by the coding sequence GTGAGAAAAAAGATCGTGCGAGGATTCATCGTGATGGTCTGTGCGGTGCTCGCGCCGGTTGTCGCGCGGGCCGGGTCTCTCCCTGACCAGCATCCGTCCTCTTCCCGCTTGGCGAATGAGTTTTATGAGCGAGCCAGGGAGGGATGGTTCTGGTATCAGGATCCGGTCGAGGAAGACGAAACGGATGCGGTTGTCAGACCGGTGACGTTGGCCACTCTTCCGCTCGAAGCCTGGCTGGACCCCGCCAAGTATCGCAGCCTCCTCAAGCGGGTCCCTATCGAACAGGAAGACTTGAGCACGCTGCCGGCTGGGATGCTGAGGGAGTTGGCCTCGGCCAAACGCGAGGCCGCGTTGGATGCCCCCACTCCAGAGACCGTGAAGACGTACATCATCGCGCAACGCGCCGTGTTCAAGCGCTCCGAGGACTTCACGTCCATGTGGCAGTTGGCGATGTTTACGAACCCGCAGCTCGATTTTGCGACCGAGCATCCGACCTCGCAGTTCGGCCACGACGTGGAGGCACAGGCGACGCAAGAGGTGGACGAGCGGCTCCTCTCATCCGCAAGGGCGAACCATGTCGGCCTGTTCTTCTTCTTCACGTCCACCTGTCGATTTTGCCAGGAGCAGTCGAAGATTCTGAAGCTGTTCGCCGATACCTACCAGATCGAGGTCTTTCCGGTCACCCTGGACGGGCAGGGGCTGAAGGAATTCCCGAAGGCTGCGGCGGACAACGGCATGGCCGAACGCGTGTCATTGCAGAAGGTCCCGACGATCTATCTCGCGATACCCCAAGAAAACTTCCTGGTCCCGATCGGCTCCGGTGTCATGACATTCAACGAGCTTCGCGAGCGTGTGCTCACGATCCTGAAGCAGCGCCCTCAGTTGAGGAGAAAAGCGGGCGATTCGTAA
- a CDS encoding helix-turn-helix domain-containing protein produces MTKKMAAEWNLKKVMEQHHFHSTTELVPMLAQRGVQLSRIQVYRLVAQAPLRLTLDLLAALCDIFACTPNDLITIKQVDRQERKKLAAAGETKSSGRLSLIKTRVHRPK; encoded by the coding sequence GTGACCAAGAAAATGGCCGCTGAATGGAATCTCAAGAAAGTGATGGAGCAGCATCATTTTCATTCGACTACAGAGCTGGTCCCGATGCTGGCGCAACGGGGAGTCCAGTTGTCTCGCATTCAAGTGTATCGACTCGTTGCCCAGGCGCCTCTCCGTCTCACACTGGATCTGCTGGCTGCGTTATGTGACATCTTCGCCTGCACACCGAATGATCTGATCACCATCAAACAGGTAGACCGTCAAGAAAGGAAAAAGCTTGCTGCAGCCGGAGAGACAAAATCATCAGGTCGATTGTCCCTCATTAAGACACGTGTCCATCGACCGAAGTAA
- a CDS encoding tyrosine-type recombinase/integrase encodes MKGNDRMGPFSATAENVLPANVTFLDPPEQLYAAMLEGWRLQQHSRHLNPSTIKARHRLVQRFQQYTDTFPWQWKPEDLVEFSAELSQKLSVSTLRQYQTTLQLFLEYVTDRRYGWVERCEREIGSSIIQICDEWNTVSHATEYEGRPSRRPFTFDEIDRLFEYVEQHHAEVLRQRRKGSLAAARDAVMVKVAYAFGLRRTEVCRLDISDFRRNPDPKMKHLGRFGVLHVRFGKAANGGPPRRRLVFTVPEVSWIVEVLEQYLRDIRTLFNVGAHPALFPTERVQYLGSKDFGSRFQHIVEEAGLPVELSLHHLRHTYATNLAEYGYDPVFIQQQLGHAFLSTTAIYTHVSSDFKNHQLQQALERLYRPKEE; translated from the coding sequence ATGAAAGGTAACGACCGAATGGGGCCATTTTCCGCAACCGCGGAGAATGTCCTTCCTGCCAACGTTACATTTCTTGATCCGCCTGAACAACTTTATGCCGCGATGCTGGAAGGGTGGCGGCTTCAGCAGCACAGTCGTCATCTAAACCCTTCCACGATTAAAGCGCGTCATCGGCTTGTCCAGCGCTTTCAACAGTACACGGATACATTTCCCTGGCAGTGGAAGCCAGAAGACCTTGTCGAGTTCAGTGCCGAGCTCTCGCAAAAGCTCAGTGTCTCAACTCTTCGCCAATACCAGACTACTCTTCAGTTATTTCTGGAGTATGTCACCGATCGGAGATACGGGTGGGTGGAACGCTGTGAGCGCGAGATTGGATCTTCCATCATTCAAATCTGTGATGAATGGAACACGGTCTCACACGCTACAGAATACGAGGGCCGTCCCAGCCGTCGCCCATTTACCTTCGACGAGATCGATAGATTGTTTGAATATGTCGAACAACACCATGCAGAGGTGCTTCGCCAGCGCCGAAAAGGTTCCCTTGCGGCGGCGCGCGATGCCGTGATGGTCAAGGTCGCCTATGCCTTTGGTCTCCGGCGAACGGAGGTGTGCAGGCTTGATATCAGTGATTTTCGGCGCAATCCTGATCCGAAAATGAAACATCTTGGTCGGTTCGGTGTTCTGCACGTGCGATTTGGGAAGGCCGCGAACGGGGGGCCGCCACGACGGCGGTTGGTCTTCACTGTGCCGGAGGTCAGCTGGATTGTGGAGGTTCTCGAACAATATCTCAGAGACATCAGGACCCTGTTCAATGTGGGTGCCCATCCTGCCTTATTTCCGACAGAGCGGGTTCAATACCTTGGGAGTAAGGACTTTGGATCTCGCTTTCAACACATCGTGGAGGAGGCGGGTTTGCCTGTCGAATTATCCCTTCATCATCTGCGCCATACGTACGCCACCAATCTAGCCGAATATGGGTACGATCCCGTGTTCATTCAACAGCAACTCGGGCACGCATTTCTCTCGACAACAGCCATCTATACACATGTCAGCAGTGATTTCAAAAACCACCAACTGCAACAGGCGCTTGAACGCCTCTATCGGCCAAAGGAGGAGTAA